TATAAGGGATTTTTTAGAAAATAGTACAAACTATTTTATTGAATTTCACTTTAATTCTTCTTCAACTAAACTGCCGTTTTAGTACAATATGAATAAATGGGGTCGCCGAAGCCATCCCGTTTTTTAACTCTTGCACCCGTTAGTTCAACAAGATCCTTTTTATCTACTTTTCAATTTTCCAAACTAGATTTTTTGGTTTGTCCTTTTCAAGAAATGTTAAACGATAGATATGTTTATAATCCTTGTCCGCAAACTCCACTTTATGATTCAGCTTCCATTCGAGATTTCCAAAATCGCTGAATAAATCCTGTTCATCTGTATTCTCGACAGAGAATAGCTTCTCTTTATTGATGACTTCACCATTTCTTTTCTTGATCTCAATGTAAACATCGATACTTGCTACTTCATGATGACACAAGACACTGCAAATGTACTTCCTGTTTGGGCTGCTCTTCTTTAATAGAGGATAGACATTTTGATAATCTAGCTGTTTTATGTTCTCATAAACCAAATCAAGAGAAGAAATGTCCCAATAAAACTCCTCAGCAGCGAGTTTCATTCCCTCGTGCACGATTTCTAGAATTCGTTCTTTCTTTTCTCTGTGGGATGTCAGTGTCAGTATATTTTCAACATCCGCCTCTACAAATACAGGAAAATAATCAAAGATAATATGAGTAAACTTATCGATTTGCTCTTTTTGTTCTAGATTGTCTATACAATAGATTTGTATCCCTTTATCATCCCTTGACTGTAGCTTTGGCAGAAGACGGCTATATAAAAATGTAATACATCTTGTTTCGTGAAAGAATGTCCAGTTCTGTTCTTTGTTTTTCGGAACGTAAAGCTGAATATCTCTTATGATCGGCATAAGCAATCTCCTTATGGTCTCTTTTAGAAAGGGTGATCCAGTTTAAGAAACGGTTAGCATTGTGGGGCGTATCTCCGCAAGAATTACAGTTGAAGTATATATTTATTCAACTAAACTGTTGACGATAGTGCAATAAGAAAAAAAAGCAATCTTCTTATTGAAGAATCGCACCCGTTACTTTAAGTAATTTTCTTCACAAACTTCTTTGTTAATTTCGCCTCACAACCTTTCGATTATTTACTCACAGTTCCTATATGATAAATATTCTAAAAATTTTTTGGACGCAAGGGAAAGTGATTTTTGCTCTCTCGTTGCTATACCGATATTTCTAAAAGCAGGAGTTTCAAGCTCTTTCGCTATTATTTTGTGAGGAATACGCTTCAGTATCAATTCTGGTAATATACTGATTCCAAGCCCGTTTTCCACCATAGACATAATTGCATAATCATCCCATGTTGTAAAATTAACTTGCGGTGAAATATGATGCATCTCAAAAATCTCAGAGATTTCTGCTTTTGCTCCCTTCTCCAATAACATAAACGGACTATTCAGTAAGTCCTTGATTGGAAACTTTTCGCAATTAGCAAGAGGATGATTTTGCGGAATCACTACCAACAATCGGTCTTGTTCTAAAAAGGTTGTTTCAAGTTCTGCTTTTGACGGTAGCCGCACAAAGCCGAAGTCAACACGTCCATTTAGAATCCAGCTTTCAATTTCTGTATAATCGCCAAGCAGAAGTTCAAAATCAATTTTTGGGTAATCCGTCTTAAAAATTCTAATAATGTTAGGGAGCCAGTGGGATGCTACGCTAGAAAATGTCCCAATACGAATCATTCCAGACTCCATATTGTGTAAGTCTTCTACCTGCGTCATTAAAATTTCATACTCATTACAAATTCGCTTTAATTGGGGCAGTAACTTTAAGCCATCCGTGGTTAAATTGATACCAGTTCGTCCTCTTTCGAATAGGAAAACTCCCCATTCCCTTTCTAAATCGTTAATCATACGGCTAATCCCAGACTGTGTATAGTCCAATACTTCGGCAGCTTTTGTAAAGCTGCCAAATTCTACAGCTTTGACAAATGCCTTATATTTTTGGATATTCATTTTTCTGCACCCACCCCATCTGGTTTTGTCATATACATCATGAGAAACATTCGTTTTTGTAATGTATGTGAATATGATAAATTATCACTATTAATAATTCAAGTTTGGAAAGGAAAAGGTATTTAACGATGTTTTTTGTGAGTGAAATTATGGAAAAAGCACCAGACTGCTATAAGTCTCATCTACAAGAAATTGTCTACGAATCATTGACAAAGTTACAGCTTTCATATGAACGAGTGAATACAGATGAAGCAATTTCAATGGAGGACTGTATTGAGATCAATCAAAAGTTGGATATGAAAATGGTAAAAACGCTGTTTCTCTGCAATAGTAAAAAGACAGAATTTTATTTATTTATAACTACTGCAGATAAACCATTCAAAGCAAAGGATTTCAGCAATGCACTCGGCATATCACGTGTATCCTTTGCTCCTGCAGAGCTGATGGAACATATGCTGGGCGTAAAAATCGGAGCTGCTACTGTATTTGGTGTTTTAATGGACAAGGAAAATCTTGTGCAGGTTGTTTTTGATAAGGATGTGCTTTTGGAAGAGTGGTATAGATGTAGCGATGGAACGACAACTGGATATATGAAAGTCAAAACAAAGTTAATCGTCAATAACTTCCTAACCTATGCAAAGCACATTCCGACAGTTATCGAAATGTAATATTTAGAAAAAGAATGGTGATAAATTACTTACTTTGTTAAAAACAGTTAATAATCTACTCCTAATAAGCTGTTTCGCAGATTATTAGGAGTAGACGATGAATCTAATAGGTTAAAAGGAGGGAAGTTTGTGGATCATAAGCGATTATTACTAATTTATGGATTATTATTTTTTGTCACAGCTATTTGGGGACTTAATATGGTTATAATTAAAGTATTGGTGGAAGCATTACCTCCACAAACCATGACGGCATTTCGAATTATGATGGCTGGGATTACAGCATTAATCATAATCGTTCTTGGAAAATCCTTTCGTCGTTTATCGAAGAGAGAATGGATTTATACGCTACTTGGAATGTTATTTAGTGTCATTCTACATCACTTGCTTATAGCAGTAGGTTTAACAATGATTGATGCTTCGAATGCTTCTTTAATTCTTGCATTAGTACCGCTTACAACAGCAATACTCGCTGTCCCGTTTTTAGGTGAACAATTAACTAAATTGAGAACAATAGGTTTTATTCTCGCATTAATTGGTGTATTTTTTATTCAAGGTGGTTCATTCAGTAATATGCAATTGTCTCAAGGAGAATTGATTATATTTATTGCTATGTTCGTCCAAGCGATTAGTTTTATTTTTGTAAAAAAGGCAACAGCAACACTCGATTCAAAACAGGTAACAACAATAATGTACCTAGTAGGTTCAATAGGTTTATTGATTATTAGTTTTATAACTGAACCTAAAGGAGTCAATGAAATGACTTCAGCCAATATATTTATTTACTTTTTATTTATTGTGTCAGGGGTAGTGGCAACAGGAGTGGGGTATATTGTTTTTAATGCATCGATTCAGCAGATAGGAGCAGGAAAAACAGCCATATTTAATAACTTTGTTCCTTTTTTTGGTCTTTTGTTCTCCGCACTTTTCTTAAATGAAACCATTACATCTTCACAATTGATTGGATTTGTGTTTATTGTAGCTGGAGTTCTATTTGGGACAGGTTATATCGAAAAGCGATGGGCGAAAAAGCATAATCGGATTTATAATACAAAAAAGAGTGTAGGATAATATACACTCTTTTCCTAGTATTAACAATTGGACGTTTTTATTTCTTCAACTAACCTGCACCGTTAGTACAACAAGCAGAAAGATCGCCGCAGCGATGTCCATCTTTAACTCTTGCACCCGATAGTTTAAGTACAATTCTTCACAAACTTCCCAGATGGAAGTGTACACTTGCAGCAATATGAACTATTTTTTGAATAACTGAATTAACTTCCTCGTTGTCTTTAATTACAAATAAATGGTCCGCTTCCCCCTCTATTGGGTCAACTATATCTGCTTTTAAAGATTCAGCCTGTTGCTTAAAAAGAACTTCCTCAAAATTTGTATATGCACCTCTAAATATATTCGTACTTCTTTGACTTTGAATAACCCGTTCTTGAAGAACATCATCGCAATATCAAAATGAACCAAGATACGGACAAACTCTTCCGTATTAAACAATTCTTCAAGTAAATACAATCGTCCTTTTCGACTTCGATTTGAGTTGCAAATAATAAAGTGAAAATCAGTATGGTTTTTGGCATATTCGACTATTAGCTTTGAGAGAGAATGCTTTAGAGTATTAGGTCCATTTTTGGGTAGTAAGTTCTTATAATAAGTATTAATAAATTCAGCGTGATTATCTTGGTCCATAACAAAAGAGTTATTTAACTGTTTTACTAAAGCATTTGCAAATGTAGTTTTTCCAGAATGAGTTTTGCCCACTGTAATAATTACTAGCCTTTTCATAATTTCAACTCCTTCGAGAGTTAGTTCTAGAAACAGCACAAAAATCCCTTTATTCACTTTCCTGTTAAATTAACCTGCTTCGTTAGTGGAACAAGAAAAGAGCTGCCTCAATGACAGCTCCACACTCTATTTGTGTAACATGAATAGAAGATTTACCATTCCTTTAATCTTTTATTCTCGTTGTCCTTGGAAAATTGGTCTTTCAATTAGTGAGGCAAAAGGTTTTAGCTTGAATAAAAAATAATGTGTACATAATGCTATTATTATCCCATTAAATATCCCTGTAACTACATCAAATGGATAGTGTACCCCTACCCATATTCTTGAAAATGCTACTCCTAGTGCAAGAAAAAACCATATATGCTTATAACGATATGATGATAACCACAATGTAAAAGCAATTACTATTGCAGATGTAGCATGGTCACTTGGAAAAGAAGAATTTGCAGAATGCTCTACGAGTTGAATAATCTCATTTGATACAAACGGTCTCTCCCTATAAATAAATAGCTCAATAAGTCTGTTTATTGAAAAAGCCAAGGTAAATGCAAACATAGCCTGAAAAGCTATAACACGAAAATTGTTTTTGTTTAATAGCCACAACATCAAAATCAATAAAATAAAAGCATATTGAACATATTCGGCAAACAAAATCATGATTGTATCTAATAATGGATAATGTTGAACTTTACTATTAATCAAATTAAACCATTCATAATCTATATCTATAAAATACATTAAACAGTCCCCTTTAATGCTTAACCTTTTTCCTCTACCTCTTTAAGATTATAACAAAATACTATAAATTACCAAAATTTAAATCAAACTTTCAAACAATAATAAGTTGATCAATTAAGCTTTAATGATAAGTAAGGTTACCTACTAAAACAAAAAAATATTGTATAATTAAAAGGTCGGTAACTATAACTTTTACACTAAATAATTTTCGGAAGGTGAGAGTTAAGTTATGCGTGGGACAATAAAAAAAGAAGGAGCATCATGGTTCGTTCTATATGACGCTGGTAATGACCCTATAACAGGTAAAAGGAAGCAGAAGAAAAAACGGGGGTTTAAAACGAAAAAGGAGGCTGAAAAATTTCTTAATGAACAATTAAATTCAATTAATAATGGAACCTATTTTGAACCTAAGGACATCACCCTAAGCGAATATCTTAGCTACTGGGTTGATAATTATGCAAAACTTAACCTAGCACCAAGAACATCAGAGCATTATAACTATATCATTACGCAACATTTAATCCCAACCCTTGGAAATATAAAAATCTCCCATTAAAGCCGTTTCATCTTCAAGAATATTATGCTCAGAAACTCGAATGTGGCAAACTAGAAGGTGGAGGTCTTTCAGCTCAATCAGTAAAACATCATCATAGACTTGTTTCAAAAGTACTGAAAGATGCTGTAAAATGGCAATTTATTATCAGAAATGTTGCAGAAGCAGTTAGTCCACCTAAAACAAAGAAAGTAGAAATGCAAACTTGGGATAATGAACAGGTGAAGACCTTTTTAGATGTAGCCAAATCCTCTGTATATTATTCTATCTATCTAACAGCTTTTTATACAGGAATGCGTCGTGGTGAGGTATTAGGGCTAAGGTGGCAAGATGTTGAATTTGAAAAATCTTTGCAAGAAGTAAAAAAGGTTGGATTAACATTTAAAGAACCGAAATCTGGAAAAAGTAGATCAATTACAATAACCCCAACCCTTGTCATGGAATTAAAAAAATTATACAAGCAGCAATTGACGGATAAACTTTTACTAGGTCAGGAATATCAGGACTTAGATTTAGTTTTTGCTCAAAAAAATGGTAAACCCATTCAACCTACTGAAATGGCAAGAAATTATCGTAAGATGGTAGAAATAAGTGGATTACCTTATATACGGTTTCATGATTTAAGGCATACACACGCTACTTTATTGTTACAACAAGGGGTACATCCAAAAGTTGTTTCCGAACGTTTAGGACACTCGACAATTGGGATCACGATGGACACCTATACTCATGTCTTACCAAATATGCAAAAAGAAGCTGCCCTTCAATTCGAGCAGCTAATTAAATAACCTATGTAAATCATTTAAAATTCAATGTTACCAAAATGTGACCAAAGATAAAATTTTATGTTGTTGGCCAACAACTTTACCTTTAAGTTAACTTCTCAAACACCCTCATAAACCCTTATTTAATAAGGTTGGCGGGACTGTGTGGGAATCGAACCCACCAGACCTGGCACGCAGGTCTCAAGCAGTTTTGAAGACTGTGGAGGACACCAGTACCCCATTCAGCCCCATAATTATTATAGTAAAAAAGATAACTATCATTTGTAATCATAATACAATGAATTATAGTAATAATCAATAGAGGTGGGGATTTTGTCATTTTTTCGACAACTTTTGCAAATCACATATAAGCTCCTTTTCCTTTACAATAATGGCGATAACTTGTCTTTTCACCATATGACAGACTATAATAGATAGATGAAAATAGTAATCTGAAGGTGAATACAATGGGTCAATTAACAGGTTGGTTTCTTTGGTTTATATTAATTTGGATCTTTGCCTTTGCCGGGGCTATGGCGATTGGCGGATTTTTTATGTTTCGAAAGTTCCTCAAAAGAATGCCAAAAGATGATGGCAAGTCGGTAATGGACTGGGAAGAATATTATGTGAATGAATCCCGTCATTTATGGGGTGAAGAAGAGAAAGCGCTTCTAGAAGATTTGGTCAGTCCGGTTCCGGAATTATTCCGCGATGTTGCTAGGCATAAAATAGCTGGTAAGATTGGCGAACTTGCTTTAAATGAAAAAGTGCCAAAAATTACAGAAGAACTCGTGATTCGCGGTTACATTCAAGCAACACCTAAAAGGGATCATAAATTTTTACGTAAAAAGCTGTTTGAAAATCGAATTGATGTAGCTCCTTATGAGCATTTATTCTAAACCGTCCAAATTTTGGCGGTTTTTTTTCATAAATTTGGATACTTTAAAAAAGAGTCAAATAGCAGGTTGGGGTGAAAGAGAATGGCAAAACGTTCGGCAACCAGGAGGCACAAAATATTTAACCTATTAATCATAGTAATTCCATGGTTATCCTTATTATTTATAGGAAAGCGTGACTTTAAACGGTATTCTTTTTCAGGTGTTTTTATTGTTATCTTTGAAATCATTAATCACTTGTACGGACACAAGCGGAATTGGTGGAAGTTTTACGATAAGAAAAAAGCATTTATAAGAGATGAACTTCCTTTTAGTGTGGGTCCATATGCCCCTTTTTCGATGTGGCTCCTTAAAATCTCAAACGGAAACTTTAAGAAGTTTGCGTTACTTAATGTAATTTCAGATGGGCTGTTTGCTTTCGTAATTATCGATGTCCTAAAAAAGTTTAAAATCATCAGTTTAGGCAGATTGAATCATATTCAATTTTTCTTTTACTTACACTATAAAGCCTATCTATTATACGGAGTCCAATATTTGTTTGATAAAATAAAACATTATCGTTATTAAAGAGACGCTCAGAGCTTATTTGCCCTGAGCGTCTTCTTACAAGAATATATCAATGTTGATTATGGACCTGTTTGTAAAGCTTTTTATAATCGAGATACATCGCGACCCGCCATGGAACAATCATGCTAAACGCCAGCAAGAAGAACATACCGCTAAGTTCACCGTAATCAATGGTTGCACTTAAGATCGTCTTCAATCCAAGTCTTACCACTAATAGACCAACTAAAATGTACATAAAAGCCTTCGAGCGTTTTAAGTAGATTTCGTTATCCCGGATTTCAAATTTAGAAGTTTTGATTAACAGAATTGAAAAAACCATCCCCAAAATGACAACCTCTATAATTTCCATACCAGTTAATCGAAATTGTGGTACCACATACATCAATGCACCGCTCGACATAAACACAGGCGGAAGGATAATTTTCCGCGTATTTGTAGGTTTCTTGGCAGCCTTCATACGTACGAATAAAGCCAATATCCCCATAAATACCGCTCCAATTGAAGAAACAACAACGAAGTTCATAGGTTCCATCCCCTATTATCTTAAAATCAAGCTATACCATATTTTAATACAAGATTTGAATTTTAGAAACCAGTAAATCCACCAAACATAGCTGAGAAAATCTGAATGATTTTTGTCATCCAATCGAAGAATAGCACAATACCCATAACAATCATGAGGTACCCACCGAATTTCATAATCTTTCCACTGTTCCTGCGAATCCATTTCATCTTGCCGACGAAGAAGGATAGGATGATAAACGGAATGGCAAACCCAAGAGAATACGCAGTCATATATAGAACCCCGGAACCCGGATTTGTTGCCGCTAAGGCAATAACTGCAGAAAGAATAGGACCTGTACAAGGAGTCCACCCTGCTGCAAAGGCCATCCCAATAAGCACAGAACCAAAATAACCTGAGGGTCGATTTTTAAATTCTACTTTACGATCCTTCATTAAAAACTCAGGTTTAAAAACACCAACAATAATTAATCCAAATAGGACAATAAATATGCCGCCAAGTTGACGAATGAGATCTTTATACTCAAGGAAAAAGCTTCCTACGAAAGAGGTGCCAAAACCAATAGCGATGAAAATCGCCGAAAATCCGATAAGGAAAAAAATTGTATGTAGAAGGCTCCGCTTTTGAAGCATGGCATTTTCCGTTTTTAACTCCCCGACAGACATCCCCGTGATGTACGATAAAAATGCAGGGTAAAGGGGTAAACAGCATGGTGAGATAAAACTTAGAAAACCCGCACCCAAAGCCAAAAATATATTTACATCCGTCATATTAACACTCCCACTATAGTCGATACTCATTCATTTTAACAAAACTTACCCCTAAAAGATAATGATTAACATGAATATTTTGTGTCTGTAGAAGCGAATACACATTTCATCCATATACCTTCTATCTTTCTATTAATTTCCACTATTATATGGATATTTTTTTACAAATATCTTTGTATTTATTCCCATCTTAGGTTATACTAGTAAAACATTGGTAGAAGATAACTATCAATGTTTTGTTTTCTATTTTTGGAGTTTCTCCGGAAAGGACCTCGGCAATGATTAAACAAGATCTTATTGAACTAATTGAAAATAAGCGTGCTGAATTAATTCAAGTCGCGGTCACCAACGGCCTGACTTCCTCCATTGCTATACGATACAGCCAAGAATTAGACCACCTTTTAAATGAATATAATCGAAAGTATATAAAGAAAACCCGCCAAGTGGCGAGTCTCTAGTGGAAAATCCTGGAAAAGAGCCAGGATTTTTTTCTTAATGCATAACATCTTCTAAACGTTCGACTGCTCCATTTTGTAAGAGGAACATTTTATGGTATAGTCCGCCAAGCGCTAACAACTCTTGATGTGTTCCTCTTTCCACAATTTCTCCTTGGTGCAAAACGAGAATTAAGTTAGCATCCTGAATCGTAGATAACCGGTGGGCAATGGCAATCGTCGTCCGCCCTTCCCTCATTTTTGCAAGAGCAGTTTGAATCGCTTCTTCTGTTTCAGTGTCAATATTAGCGGTTGCTTCGTCAAGGACAAGTATCTTTGGATTCGCTGCAATCGTTCTTGCAAAGGCGATTAATTGCCTTTGTCCGCTCGATAAAGTTGATCCTCTTTCTACCACTTTATGATTATACGAATCTTCCAGCTTTTCGATAAACGTATGTGCCTGAACAAATTTAGCCGCTTCCTCTACTTGCCCATCTGTTAAATGATGATTATGAAGCGTAATATTATCTCTGATGGTTCCGTAAAATAAAAACGGATCCTGGAGTACAAGCCCCATTTTATCTCGTAACTCTTCCTTAGAAAAATCTCGTATTGATTTACCATCAATTAAGATGTCACCATTCTCATATTCATAAAATCTCATTAATAGATTAATAATCGAACTTTTTCCACTTCCCGTATGCCCGACAAGCGCAACGGTTTCCCCTGGGTTAGCCGTAAAGGATATATTTTTCAACACATTACGCTGCCCATCGTAAGAAAAGGTTAAGTTCTTAAATTCAATTCTTCCTTCTTCAATCGATATAGCACTTTTTTCACTTTGTGCCGGTGCCAATTCCTGTTTATCTAAGATTCTAAATACACGCGCTCCAGCCACAATCGCTTGCTGATACAACGATAATCTCATCATCATATTATTGACAGGCTCAAAGAACCGCTCCAGGTAATTGACAAAGGCATATAACACACCGATTTCAACTGGACTGTCCAATGATGTGATACCGAAATAATTTAAAACAATAATGAGTCCTAAAATAAAAATCAAATCAACCGCTGGTCGTAGCAATAATCCGTCAATTTTAATATTTTTCATACCCGAGTTATAGTGCTTTTCGTTGATGTCTTCGAACTCTTTACGAAGTCTTTTTTCCTGACGAAATACCTGAATTATACTCATTCCCTGCAAGGATTCACTTAGCTTCGCATTTAATTGGCTGAGTCTCTCGCGCATATCCAAATAAAAACGGGAACTAAATTTACGGTATAAACTCATGACCAGTAGAATTAAAGGAATAAAAATCAAACAGAAAAGCGCCAATTTTACATCCAAAATAAACATGGTAATGAAAATGCCCGTTAGTAAAAATCCGCTTTGAATAAAGGTCGATAGTACAGTTACAAACATATCCTTAATCGCTTCGGTATCGTTCGTAATCCTAGAAACGATACTTCCTGCCGGTGTTTGGTCAAAATATTTTAAACCTAGTGACTGCACCTTTGAAAAAATATCAACCCGCAGCTGTTGGATAATTTTTAAAGCAATCTCCTGAAACTTAACTAATTGAAAAAATAACAGGACCGATTTTACAATATGAATTCCAAGATAGCTTACCCCAAGAATCAACAAAGGCTGGAAAATTAAATTTCCTGGTGTCAAGTAATCATCAATAAAGATCTTAACCAGAATCGGAGAGGCTAACTCTCCTAATGTCGTTAAAACGAGAAGACTGAATGCTAGAATTAATTCCTTCTTATGTGGTTTCGTATAGGATAGCAGGCGATATAAAACACGTTTTTGTTCTTTTTCAGTCAGCTGTGCTGTTTCATCTATTTTAATGTCCTCCATGCTCTACCAACTCCTCTAGCTGCTGACGTAAATACATTTCCTTATACCAGACACCGCTTGCCATAAGCTCTTCATGCGTTCCTCTTTCAATGACCTTCCCATTATCTAGAACGATGATTAGATTTGCGTGTTGGATGGCACTTAAACGATGGGAAGTAATGATCGTTGTTTTTCCCTCACGATTTTTCCTTAGTGCGGAAAGAATCGCCTCTTCCGTTTTTGCATCGACCGCTGATAGTGAATCATCCAGCACTAATACTTCTGGGTTCATTAGCAGTGCGCGTGCAATCGAAATTCTTTGTTTTTGACCGCCTGATAGTGAAACTCCTCTTTCACCCACAACAGTTTGATAGCCTTCCGTAAATTGAAGAATATCATCATGAATATTGGCCAGCTTTGCTGCGCTGAATATTTCTTCCTCTGGAACACGAGGGTTCGTAAAGGCAATATTCTCAGCGACACTTGCAGAGAATAAAAAATGGTCCTGAGGAACATAACCAATCGCTTCACGCAGTTTTTCCAGCTTATATTCTTGAAGGGAATGACCTCCAAAGATAATTTCCCCTTCATAGTCTTCAAATTCACGAATGAGAAGCTTTAACAAAGTGGTTTTACCCGCACCTGTTTTCCCGACAATCCCGAGTGTTTCTCCTCGATTAAGAGTAAAGGATATGTTCTTCAACATTGGTTCCTTTTCACCAGGGAAGGTGAACTCCCCAATGTTATATTGAATACCGCCGCTAGGCACTACCTCTAAAGCGTCTTTTTTATCTGTAATGTCGGATTTTTCACGAAGCAATGCGGCTACACGATCATAAGAAGCACGACCGCGTTCAACGATGTTAAACAACCAGCCGAATGCAAGCATCGGCCAGATTAATAGTCCTAAATAGGTCGTAAAGGCTATTAACTCACCAATGGATAATTCTCCTGCCAACACATATTTAGAACCAAAGGTAATGGCTAAGAAAAACGATATACCCACAATGATGGAAATCGTAGGATCATATAAAGAATCTATTTTTGCGACTACGATGTTTTTTTGCACAACGTCTTCTGACTGCTTTCGGAAATCCTCAATATCTGCTTTTTCCTGGCCAAATGTTTTAATAACCTTAATCCCTGAGATACTTTCCTGTGTTTTATCATTTAAGTCAGAGAAGGCTTCTTGTGCCTTGTGAAAAGTGCGGTGTAGCATAGTGCCAAACCAACTTGTAAGCACTGCCATAAATGGCATCGGGATTAAACAAATCAACGTTAATTTCCAGCTAATCGTAAATGCCATAGCCAGGATAACAAATCCACCTGTTGATAGAGAATCCACTAACGTTAGAACTCCCGCACCGGCCGTTTGTTGAATAGCCTGTAAGTCGTTCGTCGCATGTGCCATTAAATCGCCAATCCTCCGTTTCTGATAAAACGATGGTGACATACTGGTGAAGTGCTGATATAAACGATTTCGTAACTGTTTACTCAATTTAACCGCTGAACCAAAAATCATGATTCTCCAAAAATACCTTAGGACATACATCCCCAGTCCTGCAGCTACTAATATGAGCATCCACTCAAGAAGCAAGCCTTTGGTCAACGTACCATCATTAATATGGTCTGCAATTATACCTATAACCTTTGGCGGCACGAGTTGAAGAAGTGCGACAAACAGTAAAATAAATGTTCCTGATATATATGCTTTTTTCTCTTGCTTAAAAAACCAGCCTAGATCTAAAAATACTCTCAT
This genomic stretch from Neobacillus niacini harbors:
- a CDS encoding LysR family transcriptional regulator, with product MNIQKYKAFVKAVEFGSFTKAAEVLDYTQSGISRMINDLEREWGVFLFERGRTGINLTTDGLKLLPQLKRICNEYEILMTQVEDLHNMESGMIRIGTFSSVASHWLPNIIRIFKTDYPKIDFELLLGDYTEIESWILNGRVDFGFVRLPSKAELETTFLEQDRLLVVIPQNHPLANCEKFPIKDLLNSPFMLLEKGAKAEISEIFEMHHISPQVNFTTWDDYAIMSMVENGLGISILPELILKRIPHKIIAKELETPAFRNIGIATREQKSLSLASKKFLEYLSYRNCE
- a CDS encoding prolyl-tRNA synthetase associated domain-containing protein, with amino-acid sequence MFFVSEIMEKAPDCYKSHLQEIVYESLTKLQLSYERVNTDEAISMEDCIEINQKLDMKMVKTLFLCNSKKTEFYLFITTADKPFKAKDFSNALGISRVSFAPAELMEHMLGVKIGAATVFGVLMDKENLVQVVFDKDVLLEEWYRCSDGTTTGYMKVKTKLIVNNFLTYAKHIPTVIEM
- a CDS encoding DMT family transporter; protein product: MDHKRLLLIYGLLFFVTAIWGLNMVIIKVLVEALPPQTMTAFRIMMAGITALIIIVLGKSFRRLSKREWIYTLLGMLFSVILHHLLIAVGLTMIDASNASLILALVPLTTAILAVPFLGEQLTKLRTIGFILALIGVFFIQGGSFSNMQLSQGELIIFIAMFVQAISFIFVKKATATLDSKQVTTIMYLVGSIGLLIISFITEPKGVNEMTSANIFIYFLFIVSGVVATGVGYIVFNASIQQIGAGKTAIFNNFVPFFGLLFSALFLNETITSSQLIGFVFIVAGVLFGTGYIEKRWAKKHNRIYNTKKSVG
- a CDS encoding phosphatase PAP2 family protein, encoding MYFIDIDYEWFNLINSKVQHYPLLDTIMILFAEYVQYAFILLILMLWLLNKNNFRVIAFQAMFAFTLAFSINRLIELFIYRERPFVSNEIIQLVEHSANSSFPSDHATSAIVIAFTLWLSSYRYKHIWFFLALGVAFSRIWVGVHYPFDVVTGIFNGIIIALCTHYFLFKLKPFASLIERPIFQGQRE
- a CDS encoding Arm DNA-binding domain-containing protein; this translates as MRGTIKKEGASWFVLYDAGNDPITGKRKQKKKRGFKTKKEAEKFLNEQLNSINNGTYFEPKDITLSEYLSYWVDNYAKLNLAPRTSEHYNYIITQHLIPTLGNIKISH
- a CDS encoding site-specific integrase; protein product: MQTWDNEQVKTFLDVAKSSVYYSIYLTAFYTGMRRGEVLGLRWQDVEFEKSLQEVKKVGLTFKEPKSGKSRSITITPTLVMELKKLYKQQLTDKLLLGQEYQDLDLVFAQKNGKPIQPTEMARNYRKMVEISGLPYIRFHDLRHTHATLLLQQGVHPKVVSERLGHSTIGITMDTYTHVLPNMQKEAALQFEQLIK
- a CDS encoding DUF2621 domain-containing protein gives rise to the protein MGQLTGWFLWFILIWIFAFAGAMAIGGFFMFRKFLKRMPKDDGKSVMDWEEYYVNESRHLWGEEEKALLEDLVSPVPELFRDVARHKIAGKIGELALNEKVPKITEELVIRGYIQATPKRDHKFLRKKLFENRIDVAPYEHLF
- a CDS encoding CcdC family protein, which gives rise to MNFVVVSSIGAVFMGILALFVRMKAAKKPTNTRKIILPPVFMSSGALMYVVPQFRLTGMEIIEVVILGMVFSILLIKTSKFEIRDNEIYLKRSKAFMYILVGLLVVRLGLKTILSATIDYGELSGMFFLLAFSMIVPWRVAMYLDYKKLYKQVHNQH
- a CDS encoding cytochrome c biogenesis CcdA family protein, with product MTDVNIFLALGAGFLSFISPCCLPLYPAFLSYITGMSVGELKTENAMLQKRSLLHTIFFLIGFSAIFIAIGFGTSFVGSFFLEYKDLIRQLGGIFIVLFGLIIVGVFKPEFLMKDRKVEFKNRPSGYFGSVLIGMAFAAGWTPCTGPILSAVIALAATNPGSGVLYMTAYSLGFAIPFIILSFFVGKMKWIRRNSGKIMKFGGYLMIVMGIVLFFDWMTKIIQIFSAMFGGFTGF
- a CDS encoding aspartyl-phosphate phosphatase Spo0E family protein, whose translation is MIKQDLIELIENKRAELIQVAVTNGLTSSIAIRYSQELDHLLNEYNRKYIKKTRQVASL